The region aataattattatatgaattttttgtgaattatttggtaattgaaattgatgtttggatgtatatatgtgataaaatttgagtattttaatttttatacatgtccaaaataaagtataaataattttgatatttttcttgtAATATTTGTTATTAGTTATTTGAATGTAGAAAGATTTTAGAACGAAGTTATGTATTTTTATTAGggttttgattgttataaaaAGACTCCTGAAATGAATAAAAGATCAACTTTCCAGATGTTAAATATGTATTTTTCTCACGTTCAATAAAATTTAgcatggtatcagagccttattCTTAAGGGACCTATTTGTTTAAAATACACCCTATCCAAAAAACTACAATCACACAACTATAACCACAATCAAAACCTATATATACAAAAACAACTATAACCAatatatcataacacaaaaacatcACAAATCATGTCTATTGAAAACAAAATCAACAATATTTATAAATTTCTTCCCAATATGTTTGGTGGAAATACCTTTTATGTTTGGGCGGAACCTGTTAAAGCATATGTGAAAGCACTATATCTTTGCGATGCAGTAGAGAAAGAAATTGACAATTCCCTGCCTGAAAATCCCACCAATGCAACATgtaaagtaaaaaaaaaaaaaattaagaagcccaagacaagatcatgTCTATTTACAGCTTTTTCACCTAACATCTACACTAGTATCATGTCTCTAAAGTCACCAAAAGAGATATGGGAGTATCTTAAAAAGGAATATGAAGGAGATTAAAAAATCAACGACATCAAGGTCTTTAATTTAATTAGGGAATTCTAGTTACAAAAAAATTCAAGATGGTGAAATGATCAAGGACTACTCTGAGAGACTTCTTTTTACTGCTTATAAGGCAAGATTTCTTGGAACTAAATAAAAAATTGTCTAAAAAATTCTTATGATAATGCTAGAAAGAAATGAAACAGTTATTACTATACTAGAAAATACCAGAGATctttcaaaaatatatttggtaGAAACAGTTGATACATTGCAAGCACAAGAGCATTGGAGGATGATGTCAAAAGAAGAATTGGAAGAAGGGGTTTTTTTAAGCAATGGGTGATAATTCAGGAGTTAATAATGGAAAAAAATTTCAGTGTGCGCAGCAAAAAGACCAATCATCCTCAAATTATGTGTTGGTGAAGAGATGACATCAAGTGCAATAAATATAGATATATGGAGAGGATTTGCAAATCTCAGGAGCATGGTAAGGCAAAAGAGGCTACGACCCTCGAACATGAAGAAGATTTTTTATTTTAGTGGAAATTTAAGATATCAAGATAAGGAGGACTGTTAGAAATTATGCTTAGTGTTTAAAATTTCATATATCTAAATAATGGGTCAACTTATGCCAAGTTTGCAAGGATAATATTCTTATTAGATATTTGAATGTAGAAAGATTTTAGAAAGAAGTTATGTATTTTTATTAGGGGTTTATTGTTATAAAAAGACACCTGAAATGAATAAAAGATCAACTTTCTAGATGTCAAATACATATTGTTCTCACGTTCAATAAAATTTAGCATGGTATCAGAACCTTATTCTTAAGGGACCTATTTGTTTAAAATACACCCTATCCAAAATACTACAATCACACAACTATAAccacaatcaaaaccaaaacctaTATATACACAAACAACCATAACCAgtatatcataacacaaaaaacATCACAAATCAAGTCTATTGAAAACAAAGTCAACAATCTTAATAAATTTGTTCCGAATATGTTTGGTGGAAATACCAATTATGTTTGGGCGGAACGTGTTGAAGCATATATGAAACCACTCTATCTTTGTGATGCAGTAGAGAaagaaattgacaatacattgcCTGAAAATCCCACCAGTGAAACACGTAAAGTAcggaaaaaattaaaaattaaaaaacccAAGACAAGATTATGTCTATTTTCAGTTGTTTCACCAAACATCTACATTAGTATCATGTCTCTAAAATCACCGAAAGAGATATTCGGGTATGTTAAAAAGGAATATGAAGGAGATTAAAAAATCAACGACATCAAGGTCCTTAATTTAATTAGAGAATTCGAGTTAGAAAAAATTTAAAGATGGTGAAATGATCAAGAACTACTGTGAGAGACTTCTTTATATTGCTTATAAGGTAAGATTTCCTAGAACTGAATCAAAAATTGTCTAAAAAATTCTTATGACAATGCCAGAAAGAAATGAAACAGTTATTACTACACTAGAAAATACCAAATGTCTTTGGTAGAAATAGTTAATGCATTGCTGGCACAAGAGCAATGGAGGATGATGATAAATGAAGAATCGGTGTTAGGGGCTCTTAAAGCAACGAGTGACAATTCAGGAGTTAATAATGGTAACAAATTTCAAGTGTGCGCGGAAAAAAGACTAATCGTCCTCAAATTAAATATGGACAATTTGGACATTAAGGGAGGATTTTCAAATCTCAGGAGCACGACAAGGCAAAAGAGGCTACGACTTTCGAACGAAGATCTTTTATTTTAGTGGAAATTTAAAATACAAGATAATGAGGAGTGCTAGAAATTATgcttcatattttatattttttattatctaAATAATGGGTCAACTTGTGCCAAGTATGTAGGgataatattttttattagttATTTGAATGTAGCAAGATTTCACGAAGAAATCATTAATTTTTATCAAGGTTTTGGTTGTTATATAAAGAAATCTTGCATGAATAGATCTACTTTTCAGATGTCAAATACATATCTTTCTCAcgttaaataaaatttaataatttggTAAAATTACCACTTGAATGTTTAACAACATTCTTacaaaaattacaaataaaaaaaatctttATCTAGATTCATCTTATTCGTCAATCGGAGTCGCCTTCCTCACCTGATTCCTTTAGATGTTGCATTACCCTCTTCTTCGATCGAAATCGCTTGTGTGTTATTGGCTCCATATAATATTAAAAAACATGAAGTTTACCATGAATGGGGCATATTTGTTTTTTGAGGAAAGTTTTAATTCTTAAAGAAGACAATACCTCAATTATTATCAAGTGCGTAATGCATACCCCTTTTATGATATAATCTAGGAATGTCTACAAAATATATGTTTGTCTAGCATACAGACCGTAACAAAGTTAAAATAATGAAAGAAAGCTTGAAGAAGATTAAAAGAAGTAAAGCATGTAAAAATTAAATAGCAAATGAATAATTGCAAAATATCCATATATTATTTCACACTCATAGTGCTAATTTCAAAAATGATAAATTTACTCGGAAGTTAAAGAAACAGTTTTCACGCATTGTGCGAACAAAAAAAAAGGAAATTATCAAATCTAGTTCTCATATTAGCGATACAAACCCCTCCCTCTaaaattaatttagaattttgaTTATAAGTAAAAAATAAAAGAATAGTTTGATTAAATTATCATGTCCATGTCAGTACTTACATTAAAATGCACATCACACTCTTGGTGAATCAATCTAGTTTTATGCACATACCGTACACAAGATTACAGTACTATTATTGAAATCTAAATAAATTGatatttcaaaattaaaaaaCAAGTAGATTATTCAATCATAAATTCAAAACCCAAAACAAATTTAACTAAACAACaattaaaaataaaactaaaaaaaTTTCATTCAGCTACATTGAGGCAAGTGAGAAATTTTTTTTACCTTGTCAATCACTCCAGCACTAGCACCATTCATCCTAGTATTGTAGCTTATCTTCCAACCTTGTGGAAGCCAACTCCGCCTTCCCTTTGGCCCTTTCATTCCTCTTTCTGAATTTACACGAAACCAAACTGATGGTCCCCGTCCCATCCTCCTCATCCCCTTGCATCCCCAGCTACTTTCAACTGCCCAGGCCTCCATCAAAACCCGAAACCAAGCTGAGCCTCGAGCTCATTTCATCCTCCTCATCCCCTTGTTTCCCCAGCTGCTTTCAACTGCCCACACCTCCATCAAAACCCGAAACCAAGATGAGCCTAGAGCTAGTTTCATCCTCCTCATCCCCTTGTTTGCCCAATTTTTTAGAACTTCCCTGGCCTCGGTCAAAATGGTGAACTCAAAAATAGGACGGGAATTGGGCAGGAGGCTGGGTAACTCACCAATCAAACAATCAGCCTCGGATCTAACATCCAGGTCGGGTTGGAAGATCATGGGTTGCTCACACTACAAGAAAATAGGGTTAATTACAACTGATGCAATTTCGACCGCGTCTAAATTCGACCGCAGGCGGTCGACACGGTTTGGCACGCCTAAATTCGACTGGCCCCGGTCGAAATCTAATAGTCGAATTTAATTGGtcgaatttacaaataaattcaACTTCAACCAGTTGAAATAAAAATAGTCGAATTTAAATCGGTCGTATTTAGAGTAAAATTCGACCGAAAAAAATTCGGTCAAATTTACAAATGGTGGGAAAAAAAAGTGGGAAGTTTCCCGCCAAAATATTTTTTTCCATTTACTAAATTCGACCGCAGACAATcgaaatttatttttgaattttagCGGGAAATTTCCTTCCAAATTTAGTTTACAGCGGGAAACTTTATTAAACTGAATTCGGTTGAATTTAGTGAAATACTATATTCGACCGCTAGCAGTCGTATATCAAATTCAACTTTAACTAGTGGAAATAAAACGGTCGAATTTAAATCGGTCGTATTTAAAgttaaattcgaccgaaaaaatattcggtcgaatttatgactaaaggaaaaaaagaaagaaTTTTCTCACCAAATAAAATTTAATGTAATTTACTAAATTCGACTACAGGCAATCGAAATATGTTTTTAATTTGGCGGGAAATTTCCCTCATTTCCCCCCGAAATTTTATACAAGGCGGGAAACTTTGTTTGACAGAATTTGGTTAAATTTACTAAAATGCTAAATTCGACTGAAAGCGGTAAAAAAAGAAATCCGGCTGAAAAAGGTGGAAACTTAAATTCGACCAATTTACATCATTTTTAGCCTTGTCATAAATTCAACTGTATTCCATTGAATTTAGGAGTTCATTTTAGAAACCCTACTGCCTCTTTCTATCCAGTAGCCGTATTTCTCATCTTTCCCACCCCCAATTTcatcattttctctcctttttcttCAAATTCATTCATGTGATCATCATTCTTTTTCAAGTTAGTTTAATTTTAAAGCTTTCATATATTTTTATGTTCATTAAATTCTATATGTGATTATTATTAATGTCTTGATTTCTTCAATTATTTATGTGTTTATGTAATGATTTGAGTAACTTGAATTTATTGCTAAAATTAACTTGGTTGTTGTTTATTAGGCTTAGAATATTTGGATAATTAGTAAAATAAGTTTATAATTTTGAGTTGTTAGTTGTTGTTTACTTTTTTATGTCTAGCAATGCATTAACCTAATATCATTCTGTGGTTATTTATAGATGGAATCCGATCGTAGTTGGATAGGTCTTAGTCGATTTAATGAAGCAAAATACAAAATGGAAGAATATAAAGTTGGTGTGGATAATTTCATTAAATTTGCTATTGAGCATCTTGAAGAAGAAGATAATGGCCTTATAAGATGTCCGTGCAAAGATTGTCGTAATATATACTAAAGGCAACCTAGTACCGTGAAAATACATTTATATTGACATGGTATCATGCAATGGTATATTAGATGGGATTGTCACGGGGAGAAAGAAATGTTATGGAACGAGGCCAGAACAAGTTATATTAACACGGGCTGCAAAGATGATGATATGCATGATGCACATGATAATGCCTTCGAAGATTGTGAGGATTTTGAGGAAGAACCGAATGAAATAGCAAAACAATTTTACAAGATGGTGAATACTGCATCAGAACCAATTTATTCGAACAATGCCAATCTTACAACGCTAGAGTTTGTAATGAAGCCGCTTCATTGGAAAAACAAGCATAATTGTAGTAACAATGGTTTTGATGACTTGCTTCACCTCATTGGATCGGTACTGCCTGATGATCATAAATTGCCTGAGAATTACTACACCGTGCGAACGATGATTAAATGATTGAATATGGAGTATGAAAAGATTGATGCTTgtgagaatgattgtatgttattttaCAAGGAACATAGCAAAAAGACAAAGTGTGATATATGCAAAGAAGACCGATACAAAGTgcaaaaagatcctaaaaaaCAAAAGATCCCTCGAAAAATCTTGCGTTACTTTCCTATTACAATGAGATTGCAGCGTTTATTCATGGCGGAGAAGACTGCAAAATGTATGAGATGGTACCATGATAGAATTGCAGTTGAAGGTGACTTAAGTCACCCAGCAGATGGAGATGAATGGAAACAATTTGATCGGAGATTTCAAAGATTTTCAAAAGAGATTCGGAATGTCAGACTCAGGCTCTCTACTGATGGATTTGACCCCTTTCGCGATAAGCACACTAGGGAGTATACAGTATGGCCTGTGGTGGTTATTGTGTACAACCTTCCCCCATCTATGTGTACTAAGGCTCCATACATGTTTATGCCTCTTCTCATTCCTGGACCGACGGATCCAACAAAACACTTACATGTTTATCTCAGGCCATTAATTGATGAATTAAAATTGTTGTGGCATACTGGAGTGGAAACATATGACATGTTCTGACGTACAAATTTTATGATGAAGGGGGCACTTTTGTGGACAATTAGTGACTTTCCTGCACTTGCCATGCTTAGCGGGTGGTCCACTAAAGGTAAGTTGGCATGTCCAGTTTGCATGGGAGAGGTCAAAGGTAAGCAACTCAAACATGGTGGTAAAACAACATTTTATGGAACTGCCCGGTATTTTTTGGAGCCAGATGATCCTCTCATAAGGAGTACGAGATTTGGAAGAGTTGAGACACGATCAGTTTGTGCTCGACATTCAGGGTCACGTGCAAAGGTCATGTGTGAGCAAATACAGTTTCCCCCACCAGGAAAGTCATCGAAGAAAAAACCAAAAGATTATGGTGTGACACATAATTGGACTCACAGTTCTCCATTTTTTGAGCTTCCATATTGGGAAACACTCAGCCTTCGTCATAGCATTGACATTATGCATACCGAAAAGAATGTATTTGACAATATTTTCTACACAATTCTTGATGATTCGAAGAAGTCTAAAGATAAAACCAAATCAAGAAAGGATTGTCAAGAGTTAGGTGTACACCGTGAGTTGTGGATTCAAGATAATGGTATAAAACCACATGCACCATATGTACTTTCGAGTGAACAAGTTCAAAAGTTGTATAAGTGGATAGTCTCATTGAAACTCCCAGACGGGTATGCCTCAAACATATCTAGGTGTGTGAATTGGAAGAAAAATTGCATTCGGGGGATGAAATCACACGATTGTCACGTCTTCATGCAAAAAATGTTGCCTATCGTTTGTTGTGATCTACTTCCGAAACATGTGTCTGATCCTATCATTGA is a window of Apium graveolens cultivar Ventura chromosome 11, ASM990537v1, whole genome shotgun sequence DNA encoding:
- the LOC141696190 gene encoding uncharacterized protein LOC141696190, with product MEYEKIDACENDCMLFYKEHSKKTKCDICKEDRYKVQKDPKKQKIPRKILRYFPITMRLQRLFMAEKTAKCMRWYHDRIAVEGDLSHPADGDEWKQFDRRFQRFSKEIRNVRLRLSTDGFDPFRDKHTREYTVWPVVVIVYNLPPSMCTKAPYMFMPLLIPGPTDPTKHLHGALLWTISDFPALAMLSGWSTKGKLACPVCMGEVKGKQLKHGGKTTFYGTARYFLEPDDPLIRSTRFGRVETRSVCARHSGSRAKVMCEQIQFPPPGKSSKKKPKDYGVTHNWTHSSPFFELPYWETLSLRHSIDIMHTEKNVFDNIFYTILDDSKKSKDKTKSRKDCQELGVHRELWIQDNGIKPHAPYVLSSEQVQKLYKWIVSLKLPDGYASNISRCVNWKKNCIRGMKSHDCHVFMQKMLPIVCCDLLPKHVSDPIIELCNFFQDLCSCSLKYTDLEKMERDIVTIMSKLETVFTPSLFDPMEHLPLHLATECKLGGPANRRWMYFIERYLHNLKLKVGNKARAEGSMAQLYIEEECNANLLEVYTYPTHPSLRTRDRILSCDEYELVAYYVLINSPEVRKYLRGFQKLVQRQYPHLNDAEKEQFQKEQFKDWLERRVQDDEELNKKFIDLIRGPLYKVESYKVCKCNGYKFDCVNANELTSPNSGVVVIGTSYEEHYGNYYGRIEEILKLFYQNGHQVIIFKCHWFDHTTHVKVDKHRITTVDVKSKLNAEDVFVLASQAHQVYYAPNISNAKSSWYTVLTTKRRLVDESVSIQEKTGMNDDALQNEVSNASSSHVERVIIRDPSNFFVDLRMFENDYSVDYNNEEESERDKEDEEEDEDEDKNEDEDDLSDNDDLM